One stretch of Croceibacterium atlanticum DNA includes these proteins:
- a CDS encoding glycosyltransferase has protein sequence MKIVSLITTFTSGGAEVLVSNLSGAFSAAGHDSLVVALCPASIVGNDTRTETEQRARIEAAGGRTGILSTGDRRNLIGGAIAMRRLLRREKPDVIHAHTIRAILLLALAGVSVPVVATHHNSRLSFPPMLFRLLGKTVSAYVGISDECCDLLASKTGTEIVKIVNATGPGFLADGPRKTMGSPAELLAVGALTDQKNYPMMIEAAAMARAKCPDRPFRLRVAGNGAIRAALQEKIDSLGAGQVVTLLGDCNNVAELMREADIFVNASHYEGMPIAMLEALQSALPVVATNVAGTRELVRDGENGILAKPGDAAIFADAICRMLSSPQDYAKMSAAALEEGRKYRLDYCAGAHLQLYERLAKA, from the coding sequence ATGAAGATAGTTTCCCTGATCACGACATTCACCTCGGGCGGGGCCGAAGTGCTGGTGTCGAACTTGAGCGGAGCGTTTTCCGCCGCTGGGCACGATTCCCTGGTGGTGGCGCTCTGCCCCGCTTCGATTGTCGGTAATGACACCAGGACGGAAACGGAACAGCGCGCCAGGATCGAGGCGGCAGGCGGGCGAACAGGCATTCTTTCCACTGGCGACCGGCGGAACCTGATTGGCGGAGCCATCGCGATGCGTCGCCTGCTTCGCCGGGAAAAGCCGGATGTCATCCATGCTCATACGATCCGGGCAATCCTGTTGCTGGCGCTGGCCGGCGTGTCGGTGCCGGTGGTGGCGACACATCACAACAGCCGGCTGAGCTTTCCGCCCATGCTGTTTCGCCTGCTTGGCAAGACAGTCAGCGCCTATGTCGGGATCAGCGATGAATGCTGCGACCTGCTGGCCAGCAAGACCGGCACGGAAATCGTGAAGATCGTCAATGCCACGGGCCCCGGCTTCCTGGCGGATGGCCCGCGCAAGACGATGGGCAGCCCTGCGGAACTGCTCGCCGTCGGGGCGCTGACCGATCAGAAAAACTATCCGATGATGATCGAGGCTGCGGCCATGGCCCGCGCAAAATGCCCGGATCGCCCCTTCCGCCTGCGCGTGGCCGGCAATGGCGCGATACGCGCCGCTTTGCAGGAAAAGATCGATTCGCTGGGCGCCGGACAGGTGGTGACACTGCTGGGCGACTGCAACAATGTGGCCGAACTCATGCGCGAAGCGGACATATTCGTGAACGCATCCCATTATGAAGGCATGCCCATTGCCATGCTGGAGGCACTGCAATCCGCGCTTCCCGTCGTTGCCACCAATGTGGCCGGTACGCGCGAACTGGTGCGCGATGGCGAAAACGGCATCCTGGCAAAACCCGGCGACGCGGCCATTTTCGCCGATGCGATCTGCCGTATGCTGTCTTCCCCTCAGGACTATGCCAAAATGTCGGCCGCAGCGCTGGAAGAAGGGCGCAAATACCGGCTCGATTATTGCGCGGGCGCCCATCTCCAATTGTATGAGCGGCTGGCGAAAGCCTGA
- a CDS encoding GumC family protein, giving the protein MAQTNIALADADFSKFDYDATESGPDEVSGRGGGGGTHEVRNVLRALRRNRWLIVSIVAVAVVLAAISQLLATPMYKSVATVQVELTDEEGTNQAEAEARNAIRVQNEAKIYRSRAVAAKVVEDLDLINNRQFMGSNFVRDGELSEQEHAAAVTKLTRMISVVNAPQSDLLDIEVTSPYPDLAADIANQYPLSAQEMRVSRRQRMRRRMLTDLEQESTRLAAKLAAAEKKVAEFRAESGMLEGAGGSEDLAQINRVAVEAASAQALKSASSARSSGVSRAAGMTSTANADSPLLQQQRRRRAELETERTRLSSTFGAGHPQMVSLSNQISELDQSIRREEAAVQAAARQQAAAEAAQQRTLAESERDAAAARANELRGMLNEMTAKAYSNNANKAQLAQLEREAEVARSAYMSTVNSEEEVRSALGIIGVNSTLISGAVPQSEPFYPKPARTIAGALLAALVISLLIVFARELLDDKLRSPSQIFRMFGLKTFGMFPALDRSETTDMTLENNPVVNEPHSVFAEVARGLHTHILDLAKPNKTQTVFVTSPLPSDGKATVAISLCAAAAAAGQRAIVVDFDLRQPSIIQDIQRELGRPDLVDLLTEPGERIRLPAPQKPTDSRELTTYSPVVVSMREPVKNPAAVFTPDNMRNLFGRLNEDFDLVVINGPSALAVHDVRSLARFADNILLVMRWGQTTVPQIEATLDKLANRVDGAVFDGVDYADHARRGYQDEVQYYMQSTSEFAHSGGFAAEIRNQLAGFANGFKKIWARG; this is encoded by the coding sequence ATGGCCCAGACGAATATTGCCTTGGCGGACGCCGATTTTTCGAAGTTCGACTATGACGCAACCGAAAGCGGACCAGATGAGGTTTCCGGTCGTGGCGGAGGCGGCGGCACGCATGAAGTGCGCAATGTGCTGCGCGCGCTGCGCCGCAATCGCTGGCTGATCGTCTCGATCGTGGCCGTGGCGGTCGTTCTGGCCGCCATTTCCCAGCTTCTGGCCACGCCGATGTACAAGAGCGTGGCCACCGTCCAGGTCGAACTGACCGACGAAGAAGGCACCAACCAGGCCGAAGCCGAGGCGCGCAACGCCATCCGCGTGCAGAACGAAGCGAAGATCTATCGTTCGCGCGCGGTCGCAGCGAAAGTGGTCGAGGATCTGGACCTGATCAACAACCGGCAATTCATGGGGTCGAACTTCGTACGCGACGGCGAACTATCCGAACAGGAACACGCCGCCGCCGTGACCAAGCTGACCCGGATGATCTCGGTCGTGAATGCGCCGCAATCCGACCTTCTCGATATCGAAGTCACCTCCCCCTATCCCGATCTGGCGGCCGATATCGCCAACCAATACCCGCTATCCGCACAGGAAATGCGCGTTTCGCGTCGTCAGCGGATGCGCCGCCGGATGCTGACCGACCTTGAACAGGAATCCACCCGCCTGGCCGCCAAGCTGGCGGCGGCGGAAAAGAAGGTCGCCGAATTCCGCGCCGAAAGCGGTATGCTGGAAGGTGCCGGCGGATCGGAAGATCTGGCCCAGATCAACCGCGTCGCGGTGGAAGCGGCTTCGGCGCAGGCGCTGAAATCGGCATCTTCTGCACGCTCTTCCGGCGTTTCGCGCGCGGCAGGCATGACGAGCACGGCCAATGCCGACTCGCCGCTTCTGCAGCAGCAGCGCCGGCGCCGGGCAGAACTGGAAACGGAACGGACCCGCCTGTCCTCCACTTTCGGCGCAGGCCATCCGCAGATGGTCAGCCTGTCGAACCAGATTTCCGAACTCGACCAATCGATTCGCCGCGAAGAAGCTGCCGTTCAGGCCGCCGCGCGCCAGCAGGCCGCCGCCGAGGCTGCCCAGCAGCGCACCCTGGCCGAAAGCGAACGCGATGCCGCAGCTGCCCGTGCCAATGAATTGCGCGGAATGCTGAACGAGATGACGGCCAAGGCCTATTCCAACAATGCCAACAAGGCTCAGCTCGCCCAGCTGGAGCGTGAAGCCGAAGTTGCCCGCAGCGCCTATATGTCGACCGTCAACAGCGAAGAGGAGGTCCGCTCCGCCCTTGGCATCATCGGCGTGAACTCCACGCTGATTTCCGGCGCCGTCCCGCAGAGCGAGCCCTTCTATCCGAAGCCGGCCCGCACGATTGCCGGTGCGCTGCTGGCCGCCCTGGTCATTTCGCTGCTGATCGTCTTCGCCCGTGAACTGCTGGACGACAAGCTCCGCAGCCCGTCGCAGATCTTCCGCATGTTCGGGCTCAAGACCTTCGGCATGTTCCCGGCGCTCGACCGTTCCGAGACGACCGACATGACGCTGGAGAACAACCCGGTGGTGAACGAGCCGCATTCGGTCTTCGCCGAAGTGGCCCGTGGGCTCCACACCCACATCCTCGACCTGGCGAAGCCGAACAAGACGCAGACCGTCTTCGTCACCTCCCCCCTGCCGAGCGATGGCAAGGCCACCGTGGCGATCAGCCTGTGCGCTGCCGCCGCAGCAGCCGGCCAGCGCGCCATCGTGGTGGATTTCGACCTGCGCCAGCCGAGCATCATCCAGGATATCCAGCGCGAGCTGGGCCGCCCGGACCTGGTCGACCTGCTGACCGAGCCGGGAGAACGCATCCGCCTGCCCGCCCCGCAAAAACCGACGGACAGCCGCGAACTGACGACCTACAGCCCGGTGGTGGTGAGCATGCGCGAGCCGGTCAAGAACCCCGCCGCGGTCTTCACGCCCGACAATATGCGCAACCTGTTCGGCCGCCTGAACGAGGATTTCGATCTCGTGGTCATCAATGGTCCGTCCGCTCTTGCCGTGCATGACGTACGCAGCCTGGCGCGTTTTGCCGACAATATCCTGCTGGTGATGCGCTGGGGCCAGACGACAGTGCCGCAGATCGAAGCCACTTTGGACAAGCTGGCCAATCGCGTCGACGGGGCGGTGTTTGACGGCGTCGACTATGCCGATCACGCCCGCCGCGGCTATCAGGACGAAGTCCAGTATTACATGCAGAGCACGTCCGAATTCGCCCATTCCGGTGGATTTGCGGCCGAGATCCGCAACCAGCTCGCCGGCTTTGCCAACGGCTTCAAGAAGATCTGGGCCCGCGGATGA
- a CDS encoding response regulator transcription factor, translating into MKNVNEALVFQQPTGETLALPNILLLDQSEFRRTCVVASLSSHGFSDIAQLNRAQEISADGKHDLIVIFFDSGEREAAEFEDDLGRIRQLCPKSKIVAIVDEPEEFLGRATGQIHSVLPADMEPELLRASFCLIHYGYGLYPLREDARSPRPFMLSKTSGSLNLGVLEGHPLLAKITPRQRQVLESLLLGQSNKEIAKRLSISESTVKTHVHFIMRILGASNRTQIVLKFAQQGEVQANGAGQTS; encoded by the coding sequence ATGAAAAACGTGAACGAGGCGCTCGTCTTCCAGCAACCGACTGGAGAGACCCTGGCTCTGCCGAACATCCTGCTTCTTGACCAGTCGGAATTCCGCCGGACCTGCGTTGTAGCGAGCCTGTCTTCGCACGGCTTTTCCGACATCGCGCAGCTGAACCGCGCGCAGGAGATTTCGGCGGATGGCAAGCACGACCTGATCGTCATCTTCTTCGATAGCGGCGAACGCGAAGCGGCTGAGTTCGAGGATGATCTGGGCCGCATACGCCAGCTCTGCCCGAAATCGAAAATAGTCGCGATCGTGGATGAACCGGAAGAATTTCTGGGCCGGGCGACCGGGCAGATCCATTCCGTCCTGCCTGCCGATATGGAACCGGAACTGCTGCGGGCATCCTTCTGCCTGATTCATTACGGATATGGCCTTTATCCGCTCCGCGAAGATGCGCGTTCGCCGCGTCCCTTCATGCTGTCCAAGACCAGCGGTTCGCTGAATCTGGGCGTTCTGGAAGGGCATCCCCTGCTGGCAAAGATCACGCCGCGGCAGCGGCAGGTGCTTGAATCCCTGCTGCTGGGCCAGTCGAACAAGGAAATCGCCAAGCGCCTCTCGATCAGCGAGAGCACGGTGAAGACGCATGTCCATTTCATCATGCGCATTCTCGGCGCGTCCAACCGGACCCAGATCGTCCTGAAATTCGCCCAGCAGGGCGAAGTGCAGGCCAATGGAGCGGGCCAGACCTCATGA
- a CDS encoding thiamine pyrophosphate-dependent dehydrogenase E1 component subunit alpha, whose translation MKHFNDLLSSASNDQATSDYMTMSFIRQFEQRLLDMFSQGLMAGTTHTCIGQEANAVAIMGALDREIDTVWSNHRCHGHFLAYCGDAYRLFAEILGRETGVCAGRGGSQHLAWRNFFSSGIQGGLVPLAVGTAHADKEIGAITTVFLGDGTMGQGYVYEGMNLAALWNCPVLFVVEDNGIAQTTRRTAGVAGEIGQRGAPFGIRSRTINSTDIEELREAAIEAADYVRTEGKPFWLHIETVRLHAHSKGDDTRPEEELRELRKRDCLDIARNRVSGETDALDEIVRAYLDQCFETAMADPEACA comes from the coding sequence ATGAAACACTTCAACGATCTTCTTTCGTCGGCTTCGAATGACCAGGCGACATCGGATTACATGACGATGTCCTTCATCCGGCAGTTCGAACAGCGGCTGCTGGACATGTTCAGCCAGGGCCTGATGGCCGGCACCACGCATACCTGCATCGGGCAGGAAGCGAATGCCGTCGCGATCATGGGCGCGCTTGACCGGGAAATCGACACTGTCTGGTCCAACCATCGCTGCCATGGTCATTTCCTGGCCTATTGCGGCGATGCCTATCGCCTGTTCGCCGAAATCCTTGGCCGTGAAACCGGCGTCTGCGCCGGGCGCGGGGGCAGCCAGCACCTTGCCTGGCGCAACTTCTTTTCCAGCGGCATCCAGGGCGGCCTGGTCCCGCTGGCTGTAGGCACGGCCCATGCCGACAAGGAAATCGGCGCCATCACCACCGTCTTTCTGGGCGATGGCACGATGGGCCAGGGCTATGTCTATGAAGGCATGAACCTGGCCGCTCTTTGGAACTGCCCGGTCTTGTTCGTGGTCGAAGACAACGGCATTGCCCAGACCACGCGCCGCACGGCCGGCGTGGCGGGCGAGATCGGCCAGCGCGGCGCCCCCTTCGGCATCAGGTCACGCACGATCAATTCGACCGATATCGAGGAACTGCGCGAGGCCGCAATCGAGGCCGCCGATTATGTCCGCACGGAAGGCAAGCCCTTCTGGCTGCATATCGAAACCGTGCGCCTCCACGCCCATAGCAAGGGTGACGACACACGGCCCGAGGAGGAGCTGCGCGAACTGCGCAAGCGTGACTGCCTCGACATTGCCCGCAACCGGGTCAGCGGCGAGACGGACGCTCTCGACGAGATCGTGCGGGCCTATCTCGACCAGTGTTTTGAAACTGCGATGGCGGATCCCGAAGCATGCGCGTAA
- a CDS encoding alpha-ketoacid dehydrogenase subunit beta — protein sequence MRVIEQINASLHDFLAGSDRTYVMGEDILDPYGGAFKATKGLSSKFPDRVLSTPISEAAISGVATGMALKKKPVCLEIMFGDFITLCTDQLVNHMSKLPWVYNDQISVPVVVRAPMGGKRGYGATHSQSLEKHFCGVPGLTVRAISQYSDIAGIYAEAFASGTPHLMIENKILYSRQVDNRELAPHDDPDLVIVTYGGSTEPSVQAADRLDEEEELAVNVVDVTRLSPLDHADIRKQVGNCRRVLVVEEGAGGWGFTSEIAHALAGTDRLAFASLTGPDHPIPSTKPWEVSLLPGPDSIAAAALRLFA from the coding sequence ATGCGCGTAATCGAACAGATCAACGCCAGCCTGCATGATTTCCTTGCCGGCTCGGATCGCACCTATGTGATGGGGGAGGACATCCTCGATCCCTATGGCGGTGCGTTCAAGGCGACGAAGGGCCTTTCCAGCAAATTTCCGGACCGGGTGCTGAGCACGCCGATTTCCGAAGCGGCGATTTCCGGTGTCGCCACCGGCATGGCGCTGAAGAAGAAACCCGTCTGCCTGGAAATCATGTTCGGCGATTTCATCACATTGTGCACGGACCAGCTGGTCAATCACATGTCCAAGCTGCCCTGGGTCTATAACGACCAGATCAGCGTGCCCGTGGTCGTGCGCGCGCCGATGGGCGGCAAGCGCGGCTATGGCGCGACGCACAGCCAGAGCCTGGAAAAGCATTTCTGCGGCGTTCCGGGCCTGACCGTCCGGGCGATCAGCCAATATTCCGACATTGCCGGGATTTATGCCGAAGCCTTCGCGTCCGGCACGCCGCATCTGATGATCGAGAACAAGATTCTCTATTCACGCCAGGTCGATAATCGCGAACTCGCCCCGCATGACGATCCCGATCTGGTCATCGTCACTTATGGCGGCAGCACGGAACCTTCCGTCCAGGCCGCCGACCGGCTGGACGAGGAAGAGGAACTGGCGGTGAACGTGGTGGACGTGACCCGTCTTTCCCCGCTCGACCATGCGGATATCCGCAAGCAGGTGGGCAATTGCCGCCGCGTGCTGGTGGTGGAAGAAGGCGCCGGCGGCTGGGGGTTCACTTCCGAAATCGCTCATGCCCTGGCGGGCACGGACAGGCTGGCATTCGCTTCGCTGACCGGCCCCGATCACCCGATCCCCAGCACAAAGCCGTGGGAAGTCTCTCTGCTTCCCGGCCCCGATTCCATCGCCGCCGCCGCGTTGCGGCTGTTCGCCTGA
- a CDS encoding biotin/lipoyl-containing protein, which translates to MTTRRAILTMPRLNANEDEARIAVLPLAEGESFEDGTLLFTVETTKAANDVIAPVGGTIGRILVSVDDMIPVGGAICEVELKTDTQPDDLDLKWADEEEADGGSEGTAERHVSAKARERARELGVNVDDVAGKDGKVRVADVERHAAEAPAGGSAQAATGAAPVLKESYGAADAVIFGASGHARAIMDAAQGSGFNLIGCVDAKVPAGTEVLNGLIALGTDDVLQELRDRGVRYAFVGVGGATSNAARKKVFDKLVELGFDLPPLVAPTARLGLGSTLGAASYCLPGASVGPAVTIGDNCIINQNVVIAHDSVIADHVHLAPNAVVAGHCRVGAGSTIGMCATLINGSKVGADCLIHNNVPVTRDIADKTVLTLADILGQFSGG; encoded by the coding sequence ATGACCACGCGACGCGCCATACTGACCATGCCTCGGCTCAACGCCAATGAAGACGAGGCGCGCATTGCCGTCCTGCCGCTGGCGGAAGGTGAATCCTTCGAGGATGGAACCCTGCTGTTCACGGTGGAGACGACCAAGGCGGCCAATGACGTGATCGCCCCGGTGGGAGGCACGATCGGCCGGATACTGGTCAGCGTGGACGACATGATCCCGGTAGGCGGCGCGATCTGCGAAGTCGAACTGAAAACGGATACGCAGCCCGACGATCTCGACCTGAAATGGGCGGACGAGGAAGAGGCTGACGGCGGCAGCGAAGGCACGGCCGAACGCCATGTCTCGGCCAAGGCCCGCGAACGGGCCCGCGAACTCGGCGTGAATGTGGACGACGTCGCAGGCAAGGACGGCAAGGTCCGCGTGGCCGATGTGGAACGCCATGCCGCAGAAGCGCCCGCCGGGGGATCCGCGCAGGCAGCAACCGGCGCGGCACCGGTGCTGAAGGAAAGCTATGGCGCGGCCGATGCGGTGATTTTCGGTGCATCCGGCCATGCGCGGGCCATCATGGACGCGGCGCAGGGCAGCGGTTTCAACCTGATCGGCTGCGTCGATGCCAAGGTGCCGGCAGGCACCGAGGTCCTGAACGGGCTGATCGCACTCGGCACGGACGATGTGCTGCAGGAATTACGCGATCGCGGCGTTCGCTATGCCTTTGTCGGCGTCGGCGGGGCGACTTCGAATGCGGCGCGCAAGAAAGTGTTCGACAAGCTGGTGGAGCTGGGATTCGATCTGCCGCCCCTGGTCGCGCCGACAGCCCGGCTCGGCCTCGGCAGCACGCTGGGGGCCGCCAGCTATTGCCTGCCCGGTGCGAGCGTGGGCCCGGCCGTGACCATTGGCGATAATTGCATCATCAACCAGAATGTCGTGATCGCGCATGACAGCGTCATCGCCGATCATGTTCATCTCGCGCCAAATGCAGTGGTCGCCGGCCATTGCCGCGTCGGCGCCGGATCGACCATCGGCATGTGCGCGACCTTGATCAACGGATCGAAGGTCGGGGCCGACTGCCTCATTCACAACAACGTGCCGGTCACGCGCGACATTGCCGACAAGACCGTGCTGACGCTGGCCGATATACTCGGCCAGTTCTCGGGCGGCTGA
- a CDS encoding acyltransferase family protein has protein sequence MASTITQPIRIEKPQSTVKREFNAATHGLRGLASLAVFWAHLLGGTAEHIYDDNAAYVHLVHAPWCLGSWGVQLFFAISGFVILPSIRRYTLGQFALRRFLRLYPLFFAFSALFIILNALTNEYPGTNNPTAVLAGLTFLNLFTGTEQLTPNAWSLTYEVMFYTLAAVGYYVAYTRKSRIGTIAVAVLSAAFLFRYPIAAFFAGGVIVRLIYEEDLRLSDRASRFFEVAFGLACILLASSRHYDFSQADMADPRSWALIVCTTLYFNFAVQSGSLTTMAAQSRVLVYLGTISYSLYLVHPYTYYAFRTLFDRMDLFTENWLVSMAFFFAVTTPVTIAITHVVHRVLEVGPYQWFFHQRIYRKNKAA, from the coding sequence ATGGCCAGCACCATCACCCAGCCGATCCGGATCGAGAAGCCGCAATCCACGGTAAAGCGGGAATTCAACGCGGCAACGCACGGGCTCCGCGGGCTTGCTTCGCTGGCCGTTTTCTGGGCGCACCTGCTGGGCGGAACGGCCGAACATATTTATGACGACAACGCCGCTTATGTGCATCTTGTCCACGCCCCCTGGTGCCTTGGCAGCTGGGGCGTGCAATTATTCTTCGCGATCAGTGGCTTCGTAATCCTGCCGAGCATCAGGCGCTACACGCTGGGGCAGTTCGCCCTGCGCCGGTTCCTGCGCCTCTATCCGCTGTTCTTCGCGTTTTCCGCATTGTTCATCATCCTCAATGCGTTGACCAATGAATATCCCGGGACGAATAATCCCACGGCGGTTCTTGCCGGACTGACCTTTCTCAACCTGTTCACCGGGACCGAACAGCTGACGCCCAACGCCTGGAGCCTCACTTATGAAGTGATGTTCTATACGCTGGCGGCGGTCGGTTACTACGTCGCCTATACGCGCAAGAGCAGAATCGGCACGATTGCCGTCGCCGTCCTCTCTGCCGCTTTCCTGTTCCGTTACCCTATCGCGGCCTTCTTCGCTGGCGGGGTTATCGTCCGTTTGATCTATGAAGAAGATCTACGCCTTTCGGATAGGGCATCGCGTTTCTTCGAAGTCGCTTTCGGCCTGGCCTGCATCCTTCTGGCAAGCAGCCGCCATTACGACTTTTCCCAGGCCGACATGGCCGATCCGCGGTCCTGGGCGCTGATCGTCTGCACCACGTTGTATTTCAACTTCGCGGTACAATCCGGCAGCCTGACCACAATGGCCGCGCAAAGCCGCGTTCTCGTTTATCTCGGCACGATCAGCTACTCGCTCTACCTGGTCCATCCCTATACCTATTACGCCTTCCGCACCCTGTTCGACCGGATGGACCTGTTCACTGAAAACTGGCTGGTTTCGATGGCGTTCTTCTTTGCCGTCACCACCCCGGTCACGATTGCCATCACCCATGTGGTGCATCGCGTGCTGGAAGTGGGACCATACCAATGGTTCTTCCACCAGCGAATTTACCGGAAGAACAAGGCTGCATGA
- a CDS encoding sulfotransferase domain-containing protein: MTMRTMLRDLSFSTGEKILPKSVKTKGWMGSLRRAASDWARDAYVLSYPKSGRTWLRTMMGHMILRQYGVETDNPMEIQHFWKISSKIPNIGFTHDDYPNLKFGSEVETDKSRYSGKKIVLLTRDPRDVVVSYYFDAKNRMKVIDCDMEHYLRHERGSIDAVVAFYNAWARNRTGPRGFHWITYEDMHADAAGVLRSTAGFLGIPEPGDKLLQDAVQFGSFDNMRKTELKDGFKHERLRPADPDNPDSFKVRRGKAGGFVDYFSKETIEYIDNYIDENLDPFFARYKRKTDMSAKAEQTPSRDSASD; this comes from the coding sequence ATGACCATGCGGACCATGCTGCGCGACTTGTCGTTTTCCACTGGCGAGAAGATCCTGCCCAAATCGGTCAAGACCAAGGGCTGGATGGGTTCGCTTCGCCGCGCGGCGAGCGACTGGGCGCGCGATGCCTATGTCCTGTCCTATCCGAAATCGGGCCGCACCTGGCTGCGCACGATGATGGGTCACATGATCCTGCGGCAATATGGGGTGGAAACGGACAACCCGATGGAGATCCAGCATTTCTGGAAGATCTCCTCCAAAATCCCGAATATCGGTTTCACCCATGACGATTATCCGAACCTGAAATTCGGTTCGGAGGTGGAAACGGACAAATCCCGTTATTCCGGCAAAAAGATCGTGCTGCTGACCCGCGATCCGCGCGATGTGGTCGTATCCTATTATTTCGATGCGAAGAACCGCATGAAGGTGATCGATTGCGACATGGAGCATTATCTGCGCCATGAACGCGGCAGCATCGATGCGGTTGTCGCCTTCTACAATGCCTGGGCACGCAACCGCACCGGCCCCAGGGGTTTCCACTGGATCACCTATGAGGACATGCATGCCGATGCCGCAGGCGTGCTGCGCAGCACGGCCGGGTTCCTCGGCATTCCGGAACCGGGTGACAAGCTGTTGCAGGATGCGGTGCAGTTCGGATCCTTCGACAATATGCGCAAGACCGAACTGAAGGACGGGTTCAAGCACGAACGGCTGCGGCCCGCCGATCCCGATAATCCCGACAGCTTCAAGGTTCGTCGGGGCAAGGCAGGCGGCTTTGTCGATTATTTCTCGAAAGAGACGATCGAATATATCGACAATTACATCGACGAAAATCTCGATCCGTTCTTCGCGCGTTACAAACGCAAGACCGATATGTCCGCCAAGGCGGAACAGACGCCATCAAGGGACTCTGCCTCTGACTGA